From the genome of Podospora pseudoanserina strain CBS 124.78 chromosome 7 map unlocalized CBS124.78p_7.2, whole genome shotgun sequence, one region includes:
- a CDS encoding uncharacterized protein (MEROPS:MER0047718; COG:O; EggNog:ENOG503NWUG) yields MVRLDLATVLLAVAAAVNAVQVDTPEVLPGAYIVEYENDQDSNAFVRKFGGRASLRKDLRFKLFKGASIQFKDTKNAEEMAAKVAKLPTIKRVFPVRRYPIPQHDVLSTGDDAAALVKRQLGGNVTNSFSPHLMTQVNKFKEAGITGKGIKIAVIDTGIDYTHPALGGCFGPGCLVSYGADLVGDAFNGANQPRPDNDPVDNCNGHGTHVAGIIAAQSNNPYGIVGAAEGVQLGAYRVFGCQGDVGNDLLIAAYNMAYEAGSDIITASIGGASGWSEDPWAAVVSRIVENGVPCVVSAGNDGAAGVFYASTAANGKQVTAIASVDNVITPALLANATYQIDSKSEFFGFTGGDPQSWNSVSLPLWTVNYNTSDEAHGCDPYPASTPNLSGYIVLIRRGSCTFVQKVENAVAKGARYVIFYNNVPGTLSVTARVPGLSAVATIPSGTGELWVEALESGKRVLVNMANPSTAPKFLANFDNPTSGGYLSSFTSWGPTFEVESKPQFSTPGGYILSTYPRLLGSYGVLSGTSMACPLAAAIYALVMNVRGTKDPKTIENLLSSTAKPNLFRRDGVSSPYLAPVPQQGAGLVQAWDAAKATTLLSTSGLSFNDTDHFNPVQTFTVSNTGSSSVTYSLSNVGAATAYTYSSPGALTPASLPSVELTGNFASLAFTPSTFTLGAGQRRIVTVKATAPTGLDVKRLPVYSGYIAINGSDSSALSLPYLGVAGSLHSVVVLNSDNTLLARARDSTNSPVAANLTFTLPPPGQSNITAVRNRADMPKLVVTLAMGSAMIRVDVVPLTNCSTAAQNAKVVFGTRTLGQPEEFPSWYNPRGTLQYAWDGRLADGSYVPAGRYKLTVRALRIFGDESKSEEYDVTETVPFRIRYLTEGKTQKRKRFVKGERALWTVGVERRQTPEQCEADERTLKQ; encoded by the exons ATGGTCCGGTTAGATCTCGCGACTGtgttgctggcggtggcAGCTGCAGTGAATGCGGTACAGGTTGACACGCCCGAAGTCCTGCCAGGTGCATACATTGTTGAGTATGAGAATGATCAG GATTCCAATGCTTTTGTCCGCaagtttggggggagggcatCACTTCGCAAAGACTTGCGCTTCAAACTGTTCAAGGGTGCGTCGATTCAGTTCAAGGACACCAAGAATGCCGAAGAAATGGCGGCCAAGGTGGCCAAGCTGCCCACCATCAAGCGAGTCTTCCCTGTGCGACGGTACCCGATCCCACAGCACGATGTTCTTTCGACGGGCGACGATGCTGCTGCCCTCGTCAAGCGCCAGCTTGGCGGCAACGTCACCAACAGCTTCTCGCCGCACCTGATGACACAGGTAAACAAGTTCAAGGAGGCAGGAATCACAGGAAAGGGCATCAAGATTGCCGTTATCGACACGGGC ATCGATTACACTCACCCGGCTCTCGGGGGTTGCTTTGGTCCAGGCTGCTTGGTTTCCTACGGGGCTGATCTAGTGGGTGATGCGTTCAACGGTGCGAACCAGCCGAGACCAGACAACGACCCCGTTGATAACTGCAATGGCCACGGCACACACGTTGCGGGTATTATTGCTGCTCAGTCAAACAATCCCTACGGTATCGTCGGGGCCGCCGAGGGCGTGCAGCTGGGCGCCTACCGTGTGTTTGGCTGCCAGGGCGATGTGGGCAATGACCTCTTGATTGCTGCGTACAACATGGCATATGAGGCTGGAAGCGACATCATCACAGCCTCTATTGGCGGTGCATCAGGCTGGAGCGAGGACCCTTGGGCTGCCGTCGTCTCACGAATTGTGGAGAACGGCGTGCCATGTGTTGTGTCGGCTGGAAATGATGGCGCTGCCGGTGTCTTTTATGCTTCGACCGCGGCCAACGGCAAGCAGGTGACTGCCATTGCGTCTGTCGACAACGTCATCACGCCCGCGCTTCTTGCCAACGCGACCTACCAAATCGATTCCAAAAGCGAGTTCTTTGGCTTTACTGGCGGCGACCCGCAAAGCTGGAACAGTGTCAGCCTCCCACTATGGACTGTTAACTACAACACGTCAGATGAGGCTCACGGATGCGACCCTTATCctgcctccacccccaaTCTCTCTGGCTACATTGTGCTGATCCGTCGTGGCTCTTGCACCTTTGTGCAAAAGGTCGAGAATGCTGTTGCGAAGGGAGCCAGGTATGTCATTTTTTACAACAACGTCCCAGGCACACTCAGCGTGACAGCGCGAGTGCCGGGTCTGTCGGCTGTTGCTACCATTCCCTCCGGTACGGGCGAGCTGTGGGTGGAGGCATTGGAATCCGGGAAAAGAGTGCTGGTCAACATGGCCAACCCGTCCACGGCCCCCAAGTTCCTCGCCAACTTTGACAATCCGACAAGCGGTGGTTATCTCAGCAGTTTTACCAGCTGGGGTCCTACCTTTGAAGTGGAATCCAAGCCTCAATTCTCCACCCCTGGTGGCTACATTCTGTCAACCTACCCTCGTCTTCTCGGTTCATATGGCGTTCTTTCAGGCACCTCGATGGCTTGCCCCTTGGCGGCGGCCATCTACGCCCTGGTCATGAACGTCCGCGGCACCAAGGACCCAAAGACGATTGAGAACTTGTTGTCATCTACAGCAAAACCCAACCTGTTCCGCCGGGATGGTGTATCCTCCCCATATCTGGCTCCTGTTCCCCAACAGGGTGCTGGCCTGGTGCAGGCATGGGATGCTGCCAAGGCTACGACCCTACTCAGCACGTCTGGCCTTTCTTTCAACGATACAGATCACTTCAACCCGGTTCAAACATTCACCGTCTCCAACACGGGTTCGTCATCGGTCACTTACTCTCTGAGCAATGTCGGTGCCGCTACTGCCTACACTTATAGCTCACCCGGCGCTCTCACGCCTGCTTCTCTCCCCAGTGTCGAGCTGACGGGTAACTTTGCCTCCCTGGCGTTTACCCCTtccaccttcaccctcggAGCTGGCCAACGCAGGATCGTCACAGTCAAGGCGACAGCACCCACCGGCCTCGACGTGAAGCGGTTGCCCGTTTATTCTGGTTACATCGCCATCAACGGCTCCGACAGTTCGgccctttccctcccctaTCTCGGTGTTGCTGGCTCCCTTCACTCGGTTGTTGTCCTTAACAGCGACAACACCCTGCTTGCACGGGCCCGCGACAGCACCAACTCTCCTGTGGCGGCAAATCTGACCTTCACCTTGCCCCCACCTGGACAATCCAACATCACAGCCGTCCGCAACCGCGCCGATATGCCCAAGCTCGTGGTGACACTGGCTATGGGTAGCGCCATGATCCGCGTCGACGTCGTGCCCCTGACCAACTGTTCGACAGCAGCGCAGAACGCCAAGGTCGTGTTTGGTACTCGTACTCTTGGCCAGCCAGAGGAGTTCCCCAGCTGGTACAACCCCCGCGGGACCTTGCAGTACGCCTGGGATGGCAGGCTCGCTGATGGAAGCTACGTTCCTGCGGGTAGGTACAAGCTCACGGTGAGAGCATTGAGGATATTTGGAGATGAGTCCAAGTCCGAAGAATATGATGTCACGGAGACTGTGCCGTTCAGGATACGGTATCTGACTGAGGGCAAGAcgcaaaagaggaagaggtttgtcaagggggagagggcgctATGGACGGtcggggtggagaggaggcagaCGCCGGAGCAGTGTGAGGCTGACGAGAGGACTCTCAAGCAGTGA